The following are encoded in a window of Pectinophora gossypiella chromosome 8, ilPecGoss1.1, whole genome shotgun sequence genomic DNA:
- the LOC126368845 gene encoding protein Gawky isoform X3 — translation MSNVSVILCVPHLIKDNCYSNIDTVTEPMQCNYSTSMSVVNTNKFGAFKRVEEKNESQRVSVKIVDNIYDVEFVDSIQQNQMIGDTPNYCIPLSINAITVQGISYSDPYFSSFNLNYKMAFGAPEYMNKSDYAFKSSVCIIRDEPYMDKTQLLNKKSAHVMICKMKTRMIKDEKSIRTHHDNNVSDVTEASTPKTALRTFANGDLTFDAMLELIRNEERMMKTLPKSEEIDSWGVPRRLRLCGGGESSLNAATGWGSPPASNNVNSNKGNGNQMPPTSAASQSWQSSPPNMPNSQPNNNGAPANNGTNNTGNGNNGGANPPNSAANTNGPSPGNGNNGNNANTTSSAKIEQLNSMREALFSQDGWGGQHVNQDTNWDVPGSPEPGSKVEPTAGGGPPAWKPNVNNGAFLGTDLWEANLRNGGQPPPQPQAKTPWGHTPTTNIGGTWGEDDDAADSANVWNGPPPPQQWPAGPPQHAQQWGVPKKDDWNTWGEPHRGADPRLEQHRAPDPRSQPSDPRHDLRGGISGRLNGDMWSQHQHHAAPPNKMMPTGAVNQWGAQGPKDSIKGSGWEEPSPPAARRAAGGFDDGTSLWAARGMAGMARAPPPGPPQPQRLPPTPSKPDAVWGAHAQRNGSWEEPHTPGWPDRDVPGWPDASAPGLWPVPKPKPAGPGGGWPDDIGEWGGPKPPQSAPLGKQLPKEMVWNSKQFRYLVEMGFKKEEAEAALRSRDMNAEEALEMLAAARGEGWRRDEHFHHGPFQPPPAVPAVSPAVVQKLLNQPPPQPVQPHPYNSNSGTGGSGQPSTAQLRMLVQQIQMAVSAGYLNHQILNQPLAPQTLVLLNQLLQQIKVLQQLVQQHTLAISKANSSLALQYSVQITKAKQQITALQNQIATQQALYMKQQAGGADLFKQSHDPLAQLQNNFSDMTIAKDSQAHIMQQAYGASGNQQSRLNQWKLPSLDKDGEGSEFSRAPGTAKSTTSPQLNQLGLQPDSTWGVGRGGEGWGESGADVADGKDWPAHPSHQPVYDLVPEFEPGKPWKGNQMKNVEDDPNMTPGSVVRSPLSLAAIKDTDMLGGKTSPPGEGRSLSSSTWSYAPPASSAGVLKPPADAWGSKVRPAPPGLNNKAWPQHHGGGNSQNRSVPSWQASTWLLLKNLTAQIDGSTLKTLCVQHGPLQNFHLYLNQGLALARYSTREEAAKAQMALNNCVLSNTTIFAESPAESEVQMILQHLGSGGGGAWRGGGGKEWPGAFPGLWPDQHEQRATPSSLNSFLPPDLLGGESI, via the exons ATGTCTAATGTTTCTGTAATATTATGTGTTCCACATCTAATTAAGGATAATTGTTACTCCAATATTGATACTGTTACCGAACCAATGCAATGTAATTACTCCACCTCCATGTCGGTGGTGAACACAAATAAATTTGGTGCTTTTAAGCGAGTCGAAGAGAAGAATGAAAGTCAGCGAGTTAGTGTAAAAATAGTAGATAATATTTATGATGTAGAGTTTGTTGATAGTATCCAACAAAACCAAATGATTGGCGATACGCCTAACTACTGCATTCCTTTATCGATTAACGCCATAACAGTCCAGGGTATCTCATACAGTGACCCATATTTCAGTAGCTTTAACTTAAACTATAAGATGGCGTTTGGAGCGCCAGAGTATATGAACAAGTCTGATTACGCTTTTAAATCCTCAGTTTGTATTATACGAGATGAGCCTTACATGGATAAGACGCAACTACTAAACAAAAAGTCTGCTCATGTTATGATATGCAAAATGAAAACTCGAATGATTAAAGACGAGAAGTCGATAAGAACACACCATGACAATAATGTATCAGACGTAACCGAAGCATCGACGCCAAAGACGGCACTGAGAACGTTCGCGAACGGTGATCTCACGTTTGACGCGATGCTAGAACTGATCAGGAACGAAGAACGAATGATGAAGACTTTGCCGAAAAGCGAAGAAATCGACAGCTGGGGCGTCCCGCGGCGCCTGCGCCTGTGCGGCGGCGGCGAGAGCTCGCTCAACGCCGCCACTGGCTGGGGCAGCCCTCCTGCCTCCAACAACG TGAATAGTAACAAGGGGAACGGGAATCAAATGCCGCCGACCAGCGCTGCGTCTCAGAGTTGGCAGAGCTCTCCGCCAAACATGCCAAACTCGCAGCCCAACAACAACGGTGCGCCTGCAAACAACG GCACAAACAATACTGGAAATGGAAACAATGGAGGCGCTAATCCTCCCAACTCTGCTGCGAACACGAATGGGCCATCCCCCGGTAACGGCAATAATGGCAACAACGCCAACACGACCTCCTCCGCCAAGATCGAACAACTCAACTCCATGCGGGAGGCCCTCTTCAGCCAGGATGGATGGGGAGGA CAACATGTCAATCAAGACACCAACTGGGATGTTCCCGGATCACCTGAACCGGGATCTAAAGTGGAGCCGACAGCCGGCGGCGGCCCGCCCGCTTGGAAGCCCAATGTGAACAACGGCGCATTCCTCGGAACTGATCTCTGGGAAGCGAACCTGAGGAACGGCGGgcagccgccgccgcagccgcagGCGAAGACCCCGTGGGGTCACACGCCGACGACGAATATCGGCGGCACTTGGGGCGAGGACGACGATGCGGCCGACTCTGCCAACGTGTGGAACGGGCCGCCGCCACCGCAGCAGTGGCCAGCCGGGCCGCCGCAGCACGCGCAGCAGTGGGGCGTGCCCAAGAAAGACGACTGGAACACATGGGGCGAGCCGCACCGCGGCGCCGACCCGCGCCTCGAGCAGCACCGCGCCCCCGACCCGCGCTCGCAGCCTTCCGACCCGCGCCACGACCTGCGCGGCGGAATCTCTGGCCGCCTCAATGGCGACATGTGGAGCCAGCATCAGCACCACGCTGCCCCGCCCAACAAGATGATGCCTACCGGCGCCGTCAACCAGTGGGGAGCGCAG GGCCCGAAGGATTCGATAAAGGGGTCCGGCTGGGAGGAGCCGTCGCCGCCGgcagcgcggcgcgcggcgggcggGTTCGACGACGGCACGTCGCTGTGGGCGGCGCGCGGCATGGCCGGCATGGCCCGAGCGCCGCCGCCCGGCCCGCCGCAGCCGCAGCGCCTGCCACCCACGCCCAGCAAGCCCGACGCCGTGTGGGGCGCTCACGCGCAGCGCAACGGCTCGTGGGAGGAGCCGCACACGCCCGGCTGGCCCGACCGCGACGTGCCCGGCTGGCCCGACGCCTCCGCGCCCGGCCTCTGGCCCGTGCCCAAGCCCAAGCCGGCCGGCCCGGGCGGAGGCTGGCCCGACGACATCGGCGAGTGGGGCGGCCCCAAGCCGCCGCAGAGCGCGCCGCTCGGCAAGCAGCTACCCAAGGAGATGGTCTGGAACAGCAAGCAGTTCAG ATACCTCGTCGAGATGGGTTTTAAGAAGGAAGAAGCGGAGGCAGCATTGCGCAGCCGTGACATGAACGCTGAAGAAGCACTAGAGATgctggcggcggcgcgcggcgaggGCTGGCGCCGTGACGAGCACTTCCACCACGGGCCCTTCCAGCCGCCGCCCGCCGTGCCCGCCGTCTCGCCCGCCGTCGTGCAGAAGTTGCTCAACCAACCGCCTCCACAGCCCGTGCAGCCACACCCTTACAATTCCAACAG TGGAACGGGCGGCAGTGGACAGCCGAGCACAGCCCAGCTGCGCATGTTGGTGCAACAGATCCAAATGGCGGTGTCTGCGGGTTACCTCAACCACCAGATCCTCAACCAGCCGCTCGCCCCGCAGACGCTCGTGCTGCTCAACCAACTCCTGCAACAG ATCAAAGTGCTTCAGCAATTGGTACAACAGCACACACTTGCAATTTCGAAGGCCAATTCGTCTCTCGCGCTACAGTACTCCGTACAAATCACAAAGGCTAAACAGCAGATTACTGCTTTACAA AACCAGATAGCGACGCAACAAGCGTTGTACATGAAGCAGCAGGCGGGCGGCGCGGACTTGTTCAAGCAGAGCCACGACCCGCTCGCGCAGCTGCAGAACAACTTCTCCGACATGACGATCGCTAAGGACTCGCAAGCC CACATTATGCAACAGGCATACGGCGCGAGCGGCAACCAGCAGTCCCGACTGAACCAGTGGAAGCTGCCCTCTCTCGACAAGGACGGCGAGGGCTCCGAGTTCAGCCGCGCGCCCGGCACCGCCAAGTCCACCACCAGCCCGCAGCTCAACCAGCTAGGCCTCCAACCTGACTC GACTTGGGGCGTAGGCCGTGGCGGTGAAGGCTGGGGCGAGTCCGGCGCGGACGTGGCGGACGGCAAGGACTGGCCCGCGCACCCCTCGCACCAGCCCGTGTACGACCTCGTGCCGGAGTTCGAACCTGGCAAACCCTGGAAG GGCAACCAAATGAAGAACGTGGAAGACGACCCGAACATGACTCCGGGGTCCGTGGTCCGCTCGCCGCTATCGCTGGCCGCCATCAAGGACACGGACATGCTGGGCGGCAAGACGTCCCCCCCGGGCGAGGGCCGTTCGCTGTCCTCCTCCACATGGAGCTACGCGCCGCCCGCCAGCAGCGCCGGCGTGCTCAAGCCGCCCGCGGATGCTTGGGGCTCCAAG GTGCGGCCTGCGCCGCCCGGCCTCAACAACAAGGCGTGGCCGCAGCACCACGGTGGCGGCAACTCGCAGAACCGCTCCGTGCCCTCCTGGCAGGCCTCCACTTGGCTGCTGCTCAAGAATCTTACAGCTCAG ATCGACGGGTCGACCCTGAAGACTCTGTGCGTGCAGCACGGACCGCTGCAGAACTTCCACTTGTACTTGAACCAGGGCCTCGCCCTCGCGCGCTACTCTACTCGCGAGGAAGCGGCTAAG GCCCAAATGGCTCTGAACAACTGCGTGTTGAGCAACACGACGATCTTCGCGGAGTCTCCGGCGGAGTCGGAGGTGCAGATGATCCTGCAGCACCTGGgctcgggcggcggcggcgcgtggcgcggcggcggcggcaaggAGTGGCCCGGCGCCTTCCCCGGCCTGTGGCCCGACCAGCACGAGCAGCGGGCCACGCCCTCCAGCCTCAACTCCTTCCTGCCGCCTGACCTGCTCGGCGGCGAGTCCATCTAA
- the LOC126368845 gene encoding protein Gawky isoform X4, which produces MSNVSVILCVPHLIKDNCYSNIDTVTEPMQCNYSTSMSVVNTNKFGAFKRVEEKNESQRVSVKIVDNIYDVEFVDSIQQNQMIGDTPNYCIPLSINAITVQGISYSDPYFSSFNLNYKMAFGAPEYMNKSDYAFKSSVCIIRDEPYMDKTQLLNKKSAHVMICKMKTRMIKDEKSIRTHHDNNVSDVTEASTPKTALRTFANGDLTFDAMLELIRNEERMMKTLPKSEEIDSWGVPRRLRLCGGGESSLNAATGWGSPPASNNAGNWGGNSSGQANNGSNNTQQQWNNTAQRPPTSQADSTNNTGNGNNGGANPPNSAANTNGPSPGNGNNGNNANTTSSAKIEQLNSMREALFSQDGWGGQHVNQDTNWDVPGSPEPGSKVEPTAGGGPPAWKPNVNNGAFLGTDLWEANLRNGGQPPPQPQAKTPWGHTPTTNIGGTWGEDDDAADSANVWNGPPPPQQWPAGPPQHAQQWGVPKKDDWNTWGEPHRGADPRLEQHRAPDPRSQPSDPRHDLRGGISGRLNGDMWSQHQHHAAPPNKMMPTGAVNQWGAQGPKDSIKGSGWEEPSPPAARRAAGGFDDGTSLWAARGMAGMARAPPPGPPQPQRLPPTPSKPDAVWGAHAQRNGSWEEPHTPGWPDRDVPGWPDASAPGLWPVPKPKPAGPGGGWPDDIGEWGGPKPPQSAPLGKQLPKEMVWNSKQFRYLVEMGFKKEEAEAALRSRDMNAEEALEMLAAARGEGWRRDEHFHHGPFQPPPAVPAVSPAVVQKLLNQPPPQPVQPHPYNSNSGTGGSGQPSTAQLRMLVQQIQMAVSAGYLNHQILNQPLAPQTLVLLNQLLQQIKVLQQLVQQHTLAISKANSSLALQYSVQITKAKQQITALQNQIATQQALYMKQQAGGADLFKQSHDPLAQLQNNFSDMTIAKDSQAHIMQQAYGASGNQQSRLNQWKLPSLDKDGEGSEFSRAPGTAKSTTSPQLNQLGLQPDSTWGVGRGGEGWGESGADVADGKDWPAHPSHQPVYDLVPEFEPGKPWKGNQMKNVEDDPNMTPGSVVRSPLSLAAIKDTDMLGGKTSPPGEGRSLSSSTWSYAPPASSAGVLKPPADAWGSKVRPAPPGLNNKAWPQHHGGGNSQNRSVPSWQASTWLLLKNLTAQIDGSTLKTLCVQHGPLQNFHLYLNQGLALARYSTREEAAKAQMALNNCVLSNTTIFAESPAESEVQMILQHLGSGGGGAWRGGGGKEWPGAFPGLWPDQHEQRATPSSLNSFLPPDLLGGESI; this is translated from the exons ATGTCTAATGTTTCTGTAATATTATGTGTTCCACATCTAATTAAGGATAATTGTTACTCCAATATTGATACTGTTACCGAACCAATGCAATGTAATTACTCCACCTCCATGTCGGTGGTGAACACAAATAAATTTGGTGCTTTTAAGCGAGTCGAAGAGAAGAATGAAAGTCAGCGAGTTAGTGTAAAAATAGTAGATAATATTTATGATGTAGAGTTTGTTGATAGTATCCAACAAAACCAAATGATTGGCGATACGCCTAACTACTGCATTCCTTTATCGATTAACGCCATAACAGTCCAGGGTATCTCATACAGTGACCCATATTTCAGTAGCTTTAACTTAAACTATAAGATGGCGTTTGGAGCGCCAGAGTATATGAACAAGTCTGATTACGCTTTTAAATCCTCAGTTTGTATTATACGAGATGAGCCTTACATGGATAAGACGCAACTACTAAACAAAAAGTCTGCTCATGTTATGATATGCAAAATGAAAACTCGAATGATTAAAGACGAGAAGTCGATAAGAACACACCATGACAATAATGTATCAGACGTAACCGAAGCATCGACGCCAAAGACGGCACTGAGAACGTTCGCGAACGGTGATCTCACGTTTGACGCGATGCTAGAACTGATCAGGAACGAAGAACGAATGATGAAGACTTTGCCGAAAAGCGAAGAAATCGACAGCTGGGGCGTCCCGCGGCGCCTGCGCCTGTGCGGCGGCGGCGAGAGCTCGCTCAACGCCGCCACTGGCTGGGGCAGCCCTCCTGCCTCCAACAACG CCGGGAATTGGGGCGGCAACTCAAGCGGCCAGGCTAATAATGGCTCTAACAATACTCAACAACAATGGAATAACACGGCCCAGCGGCCGCCCACTTCTCAAGCGGACA GCACAAACAATACTGGAAATGGAAACAATGGAGGCGCTAATCCTCCCAACTCTGCTGCGAACACGAATGGGCCATCCCCCGGTAACGGCAATAATGGCAACAACGCCAACACGACCTCCTCCGCCAAGATCGAACAACTCAACTCCATGCGGGAGGCCCTCTTCAGCCAGGATGGATGGGGAGGA CAACATGTCAATCAAGACACCAACTGGGATGTTCCCGGATCACCTGAACCGGGATCTAAAGTGGAGCCGACAGCCGGCGGCGGCCCGCCCGCTTGGAAGCCCAATGTGAACAACGGCGCATTCCTCGGAACTGATCTCTGGGAAGCGAACCTGAGGAACGGCGGgcagccgccgccgcagccgcagGCGAAGACCCCGTGGGGTCACACGCCGACGACGAATATCGGCGGCACTTGGGGCGAGGACGACGATGCGGCCGACTCTGCCAACGTGTGGAACGGGCCGCCGCCACCGCAGCAGTGGCCAGCCGGGCCGCCGCAGCACGCGCAGCAGTGGGGCGTGCCCAAGAAAGACGACTGGAACACATGGGGCGAGCCGCACCGCGGCGCCGACCCGCGCCTCGAGCAGCACCGCGCCCCCGACCCGCGCTCGCAGCCTTCCGACCCGCGCCACGACCTGCGCGGCGGAATCTCTGGCCGCCTCAATGGCGACATGTGGAGCCAGCATCAGCACCACGCTGCCCCGCCCAACAAGATGATGCCTACCGGCGCCGTCAACCAGTGGGGAGCGCAG GGCCCGAAGGATTCGATAAAGGGGTCCGGCTGGGAGGAGCCGTCGCCGCCGgcagcgcggcgcgcggcgggcggGTTCGACGACGGCACGTCGCTGTGGGCGGCGCGCGGCATGGCCGGCATGGCCCGAGCGCCGCCGCCCGGCCCGCCGCAGCCGCAGCGCCTGCCACCCACGCCCAGCAAGCCCGACGCCGTGTGGGGCGCTCACGCGCAGCGCAACGGCTCGTGGGAGGAGCCGCACACGCCCGGCTGGCCCGACCGCGACGTGCCCGGCTGGCCCGACGCCTCCGCGCCCGGCCTCTGGCCCGTGCCCAAGCCCAAGCCGGCCGGCCCGGGCGGAGGCTGGCCCGACGACATCGGCGAGTGGGGCGGCCCCAAGCCGCCGCAGAGCGCGCCGCTCGGCAAGCAGCTACCCAAGGAGATGGTCTGGAACAGCAAGCAGTTCAG ATACCTCGTCGAGATGGGTTTTAAGAAGGAAGAAGCGGAGGCAGCATTGCGCAGCCGTGACATGAACGCTGAAGAAGCACTAGAGATgctggcggcggcgcgcggcgaggGCTGGCGCCGTGACGAGCACTTCCACCACGGGCCCTTCCAGCCGCCGCCCGCCGTGCCCGCCGTCTCGCCCGCCGTCGTGCAGAAGTTGCTCAACCAACCGCCTCCACAGCCCGTGCAGCCACACCCTTACAATTCCAACAG TGGAACGGGCGGCAGTGGACAGCCGAGCACAGCCCAGCTGCGCATGTTGGTGCAACAGATCCAAATGGCGGTGTCTGCGGGTTACCTCAACCACCAGATCCTCAACCAGCCGCTCGCCCCGCAGACGCTCGTGCTGCTCAACCAACTCCTGCAACAG ATCAAAGTGCTTCAGCAATTGGTACAACAGCACACACTTGCAATTTCGAAGGCCAATTCGTCTCTCGCGCTACAGTACTCCGTACAAATCACAAAGGCTAAACAGCAGATTACTGCTTTACAA AACCAGATAGCGACGCAACAAGCGTTGTACATGAAGCAGCAGGCGGGCGGCGCGGACTTGTTCAAGCAGAGCCACGACCCGCTCGCGCAGCTGCAGAACAACTTCTCCGACATGACGATCGCTAAGGACTCGCAAGCC CACATTATGCAACAGGCATACGGCGCGAGCGGCAACCAGCAGTCCCGACTGAACCAGTGGAAGCTGCCCTCTCTCGACAAGGACGGCGAGGGCTCCGAGTTCAGCCGCGCGCCCGGCACCGCCAAGTCCACCACCAGCCCGCAGCTCAACCAGCTAGGCCTCCAACCTGACTC GACTTGGGGCGTAGGCCGTGGCGGTGAAGGCTGGGGCGAGTCCGGCGCGGACGTGGCGGACGGCAAGGACTGGCCCGCGCACCCCTCGCACCAGCCCGTGTACGACCTCGTGCCGGAGTTCGAACCTGGCAAACCCTGGAAG GGCAACCAAATGAAGAACGTGGAAGACGACCCGAACATGACTCCGGGGTCCGTGGTCCGCTCGCCGCTATCGCTGGCCGCCATCAAGGACACGGACATGCTGGGCGGCAAGACGTCCCCCCCGGGCGAGGGCCGTTCGCTGTCCTCCTCCACATGGAGCTACGCGCCGCCCGCCAGCAGCGCCGGCGTGCTCAAGCCGCCCGCGGATGCTTGGGGCTCCAAG GTGCGGCCTGCGCCGCCCGGCCTCAACAACAAGGCGTGGCCGCAGCACCACGGTGGCGGCAACTCGCAGAACCGCTCCGTGCCCTCCTGGCAGGCCTCCACTTGGCTGCTGCTCAAGAATCTTACAGCTCAG ATCGACGGGTCGACCCTGAAGACTCTGTGCGTGCAGCACGGACCGCTGCAGAACTTCCACTTGTACTTGAACCAGGGCCTCGCCCTCGCGCGCTACTCTACTCGCGAGGAAGCGGCTAAG GCCCAAATGGCTCTGAACAACTGCGTGTTGAGCAACACGACGATCTTCGCGGAGTCTCCGGCGGAGTCGGAGGTGCAGATGATCCTGCAGCACCTGGgctcgggcggcggcggcgcgtggcgcggcggcggcggcaaggAGTGGCCCGGCGCCTTCCCCGGCCTGTGGCCCGACCAGCACGAGCAGCGGGCCACGCCCTCCAGCCTCAACTCCTTCCTGCCGCCTGACCTGCTCGGCGGCGAGTCCATCTAA